One genomic window of Plasmodium falciparum 3D7 genome assembly, chromosome: 10 includes the following:
- a CDS encoding mRNA-decapping enzyme subunit 1, putative: MKKRNTLSTSYGRLKGRVSRYDMNSSYNLNEHKNNKNSALEEIKDYKTGETSHDNINGNNINNNKNINNNNKINNNKINSSNNCALVNSSNTINNNLNNINNINNISNTNHSVNNSTYQSCNNKYNKNGFVYDYNTYYTKKSSDLKGKLKNENESMNSDGNNDVTRINSNHSNNIVLNDLNNSMNSLNIPKDNNISHVNNMTPINNMMKGINNRNDSVNTHMYNMKNLKDIRLYNHKEKKNVNEENVNVDQDNEEKNLVETQNENDKRNEKKEEDDDEDVDEAEEKEEEGMKLLREKICFKMLKSIDIYITEIIMKSCFVTVYKMKDDELKWKRADIEGFLYIVKRSIKPYYRLIITNKKNEKHLLQDIDTNMNLSTDQNYIFYRIINEETNVRNIYSLWFYSTEEKEQIYKVLKNIVEKAYQEKVGITQDNTNNVSNMNNICNVNNNRNSILTNIGSMKNGSVTMEEKLEIISEQMRKMSLRPENKESHKIIQNEHIEDNNHNEANIYNNNHNEANIYNNNHNDDNIYNNNHNEANIYNNNHNEANIYNNNHNNDNIYNNNHNNDNIYNNNHIGSSNFLKKSSLETNLISPNLINNSTIINQINNMTSLKNMKYNKMLPLKPDYNVGNDKEHILELIKNKNDIESIKRKIMSAADNTFPDAYLNNYHVGIINNMNNMNNMNNINNVNNINNMSNINNMSNINNMSNINNMSDINNVNSLPSINNNNNNNNQSGNTNIYNPNINVSTKKDEKAGRKLLYLIKGLSMVHDKNTEQNIMLNDELNNNKSPNILNKSYIDNNKNNGSHNEINSKKGGEAIMSLLGLSKNVDTKLEDDKKKNKKKKKNNSMNNSVLSSNNNMIENVDNMIKNNDSIIKNNDSIIKNNDHMIQNNDHMIQNNDHMVDSNNNYYISHNNVDKNVGDIVNLKNAQANLNQNIMYNNICKKKESGIGNVQKYENDLHNNSSFKYSKNLNKYENDDIVTLYNNNNNNNNNHNHTLGMSNEGEEKEMTTALLNIIKMKSSKTNVNNINELNNINELNNINKLNNMSRHNDNNVESNVLNPYNTNSYNVLLKMKSEIEKDEKKIINMIDNNHNNKNNNYNMNNKSSFNNNINNSHNNGSVFEETNHIVKYEKNNNKYEHTNNNISTNTSNFKNKSITLNRNTIHNIIKEILQSDEFIDLLWNKLTANQHFS, from the coding sequence atgaaaaagaggAATACGTTAAGTACAAGCTATGGGCGCTTGAAGGGTCGTGTGAGTCGTTATGATATGAACAGctcatataatttaaatgagcataaaaataataaaaatagtgcactagaagaaataaaagattATAAAACTGGTGAGACATcacatgataatataaatggtaacaacataaataataataagaacataaataataataacaaaataaataataacaaaataaatagtagtaataattgTGCACTTGTAAATTCTTCCAACACGATTAATAACAACCTGAAcaacattaataatattaataatattagtaataCAAACCATAGTGTTAATAATAGTACTTACCAAagttgtaataataaatataataaaaatggatttgtttatgattataatacttattatacaaaaaagaGTTCTGATCTTAAGGGCAAATTAAAAAACGAAAATGAAAGCATGAATTCTGATGGGAATAATGATGTGACAAGGATCAATTCTAATCATAGTAACAACATTGTATTAAACGATCTTAATAATAGTATGAATAGTTTAAATATTCCAAAGGATAATAACATATCTcatgtaaataatatgactcctataaataatatgatgaaAGGAATTAATAATAGGAATGATTCAGTCAACACACATATGTACAATATGAAGAACTTAAAAGACATACGTTTATATAAccataaagaaaaaaaaaatgtgaatgaagaaaatgtaaaTGTGGATCaagataatgaagaaaagaaTTTAGTAGAAacacaaaatgaaaatgataaaagaaatgaaaaaaaagaagaggatgatgatgaagacgTAGATGAAgctgaagaaaaagaagaagaggGTATGAAATTATTAAGAGAAAAGATATGTTTTAAAATGTTAAAGAGTatagatatttatattacagaaataattatgaaatcTTGTTTTGTTACTGTATACAAGATGAAAGATGATGAATTGAAATGGAAAAGAGCAGATATTGAAGGGTTTCTTTATATAGTTAAAAGATCTATAAAACCATATTACCGTTTAAtaattacaaataaaaaaaatgaaaaacatTTATTACAAGATATTGATACGAACATGAATTTGTCTACTgatcaaaattatattttttatagaattataaatgaagaaacCAATGTGAGGAATATTTATAGTTTATGGTTTTATAGTACTGAAGAAAaggaacaaatatataaggtattaaaaaatattgtgGAAAAAGCATACCAAGAAAAGGTAGGAATTACTCaagataatacaaataacgTGAGTaacatgaataatatttgtaatgtaaataataatagaaatagTATATTAACAAATATTGGATCTATGAAGAATGGTAGTGTAACCATGGAAGAAAAATTAGAAATTATATCTGAGCAAATGAGGAAAATGTCCTTACGACCGGAGAATAAGGAATCTCACAAGATTATacaaaatgaacatatagaAGATAATAACCACAATGAggctaatatatataataataaccacAATGAGgccaatatatataataataaccacAATGatgacaatatatataataataaccacAATGAGgccaatatatataataataaccacAATGAGgccaatatatataataataaccacaataatgacaatatatataataataaccacaataatgacaatatatataataataaccacATCGGTAGTTCTAATTTTTTGAAGAAATCAAGTTTAGAAACAAACCTTATATCTCCTAACctaataaataatagtaCCATTATTAatcaaattaataatatgacaagcttgaaaaatatgaaatataacaAGATGCTTCCCCTCAAGCCTGATTACAACGTGGGCAATGATAAGGAGCACATAttagaattaataaaaaacaaaaatgatattgaaagtattaaaaggaaaataatgaGTGCTGCTGATAATACTTTTCCAGACGCATACTTAAATAATTACCACGTgggtattataaataatatgaataatatgaataatatgaataatataaacaatgtaaacaatataaataatatgagtaatataaataatatgagtaatataaataatatgagtaatataaataatatgagtgatataaataatgttaataGTTTACCTTCCataaataacaacaataataataataatcaaagcggtaatacaaatatatataatccaaACATAAATGTAAGTActaaaaaagatgaaaaagcAGGTAGAAAACTTCTTTACCTTATTAAAGGTCTTTCGATGGTACATGATAAGAATACGGAACAAAACATTATGTTGAACGACGaactaaataataataaaagtcctaatatattaaataaaagttatatagataataataaaaataatggatCACATAATGAAATTAATTCAAAGAAAGGAGGTGAAGCTATCATGAGCTTATTAGGGCTCAGTAAAAATGTTGATACAAAATTGGAAgatgataagaaaaaaaacaaaaagaaaaaaaaaaataattctatGAATAATAGTGTGTtaagtagtaataataatatgattgaAAATGTTGACAATatgattaaaaataatgacagtattattaaaaataatgacagtatcattaaaaataatgatcatATGATTCAAAACAATGATCATATGATTCAAAATAATGATCATATGgttgatagtaataataattattatattagtcATAATAATGTTGATAAAAACGTTGGAGATATTGTTAACCTTAAGAATGCCCAAGCAAAtttaaatcaaaatattatgtacaacaacatttgtaaaaaaaaagaaagtggTATTGGAAACGTGCagaaatatgaaaatgacttacataataatagttCTTTTAAGTATtctaaaaatttaaataaatatgagaATGATGATATTGTGactttgtataataataataataataataataataatcataaccATACTTTAGGTATGTCAAATGAAGGAgaggaaaaagaaatgaCAACAGCCTTattgaatattataaaaatgaaatcaaGTAAAACAAAtgtaaataacataaatgaGCTGAATAACATTAATGAATTGAATAACATCAACAAATTGAATAACATGAGTAGACATAACGATAATAATGTGGAAAGCAATGTGTTAAATCCTTACAATACAAATTCttataatgttttattaaaaatgaaaagtgAAATAGAAaaggatgaaaaaaaaattattaatatgatcGACAACAACCATAATAACAAGAACaacaattataatatgaataataaatcaagttttaataataatataaataactcTCATAATAATGGATCTGTCTTTGAAGAAACAAATCATATCGTCaagtatgaaaaaaataataataaatatgaacatacaaataataatataagtacAAATACAagtaattttaaaaataaaagtataacGTTAAATAGAAATAcgatacataatataattaaagaaaTTTTACAATCTGATGAATTTATAGATTTGTTATGGAACAAATTAACAGCCAATCAGCa
- a CDS encoding protein phosphatase inhibitor 3 yields MCPMHSSSTTTTTYVQDTNTQNDTNENSSTIVRILKLAPQKVVRWDENTIDNENAQKKSSKVCCIYHKPKNFGESSDSESDLDSDVELPDTQKKCNSSCKKDNPNNDKNEELELKK; encoded by the exons atgtgtcCTATGCATTCATCATCCACAACCACTACTACGTATGTTCAAGATACGAATACGCAAAATGATACTAATGAAAACTCTAGTACAATTGTAAGAATATTAAAACTGGCTCCACAAAAAGTTGTTAGATGGGATGAGAACACTATAGATAATGAAAATGCTCAAAAGAAGTCATCCAAAG TATGCTGCATTTATCACAAACCAAAAAATTTTGGTGAAAGTTCTGATTCTGAATCGGATTTAGATTCAGATGTAGAACTACCAGATACCCAAA AAAAATGCAACTCAAGTTGCAAAAAGGACAACCCAAATAACGATAA GAATGAAGAattagaattaaaaaaataa
- a CDS encoding ribosome maturation factor RimM, putative yields the protein MIVLSSYKKCLVFSYYILLLWVLKYYMLTCQAINFKKTWSSKERRNNIIYLFNNYKRKSFIYDYSNINGKARTLFLFVHPRNYLINKKNEIETHHVPLVTSRGTYINYYSSTKKSMFFLLFVFFLKRKYDRKEKKLYHKRLGIRKIRLNEKKKDNIYDHNHQSQHSLTNNNMPEYLEKEESEENTAKHKKEEEINQGNRQFLTETKYYKRSKYSKAGYIKEKDHNNNVIEKHEEEKKKKKGLDIFDDFINDRYNIYYTENKEDLVEKMNEKKKKENKMSLPDFFILNYYLDKNRKNNLDLMINEGDNHLIKGGSALTGSFSSTMKNMLQNNVLQGKAYCNNGNMDNNTKSNSSDGSSSDGSSSDGSSSDGNSSDGSSSSSSNYKNTQSYSKHTEFINNYNVIGQIIGVRGLLGCLKVVSFTTFNDIRFEPGSYRYIFMNNYNYPLPIKILDVKESQKVSFLYIKIEGINTRSDALKLKNCLICDDKRTFPDLGENQYISTDLLNFDIHIFNDFSNISIGNVNGFLSKYDYIYSKSVQEISDDLIKIHLKKNISLEKVFNIINVAKLYNQNKNNSINIEGTQNNSHIKNIQAIKVLINKSNTYNTHEEDIQENNIPSEPIKNDKNYYDSLDNFDGYSYKKIFKCDYCDHIFDDIKEASIHENSHFSSDDELLYNRTKIDDSDKQKVYEVTKDQARKLKNVEYFLVPIIKEKTIRSVHYEDKKIYLDISTIFLIDDNK from the exons atgattgTACTCTcaagttataaaaaatgcTTAGTTTTctcatattatattcttcttttatgggtccttaaatattatatgttaacTTGCCAAGCTatcaattttaaaaaaacttGGTCTTCAAAAGAAAggagaaataatataatatatttatttaataattataaaagaaaaagtttTATTTATGATTATTCTAATATAAACGGTAAAGCAAGAACtctatttctttttgttcATCCACGTAATTATcttattaacaaaaaaaatgaaattgaaACACACCATGTTCCTTTGGTAACGAGCAGgggaacatatataaattattacagCTCAACTAAAAAGAGCatgttctttttattatttgttttttttttaaaaagaaagtatgatagaaaagaaaagaaattgtACCATAAAAGATTGGGGATAAGGAAAATAcgattaaatgaaaaaaaaaaagataatatatatgatcatAACCATCAATCTCAACATAgtttaacaaataataatatgccGGAGTATcttgaaaaagaagaatctGAAGAAAACACTGCGAAACATaagaaagaagaagaaataaatcaAGGAAACAGACAATTTTTGACAGAGACTAAATATTATAAGCGAAGTAAATATTCTAAAGCTGGATacataaaagaaaaggatcataataataatgttattgAAAAACatgaggaagaaaaaaaaaagaaaaaagggtTAGACATCTTTGATGATTTTATAAATGAcagatataatatttattatacagaaaataaagaagatttggttgaaaaaatgaatgaaaagaaaaaaaaagaaaataaaatgagtTTACcagatttttttattttaaattattatttagataaaaatagaaagaaTAATTTGGATTTAATGATTAATGAAGGTGAtaatcatttaataaaaggTGGGTCCGCGTTAACAGGTTCGTTTTCTAGCACCATGAAGAATATGTTACAAAATAATGTATTACAAGGGAAAGCATATTGTAACAATggtaatatggataataatacTAAAAGTAATAGTAGTGATGGTAGTAGTAGTGATGGTAGTAGTAGTGATGGTAGTAGTAGTGATGGTAATAGTAGTGAtggtagtagtagtagtagtagtaattaTAAGAATACCCAATCGTATAGTAAACATACcgaatttataaataactaTAATGTGATCGGACAAATTATTGGAGTACGAGGGCTTTTAGGATGCTTAAAAGTAGTTAGCTTTACGACATTTAACGATATACGCTTTGAACCAGGTAGTTAtcgttatatttttatgaataattataattatcctttacctataaaaattttagatGTAAAAGAGTCTCAAAAGGTatcttttctttatataaaaatagaagGTATTAATACAAGAAGTGATGCTTTAAAACTAAAAAATTGTTTAATTTGTGATGATAAAAGAACTTTTCCAGATTTAGGAgaaaatcaatatatatctaCAGATCTCCTAAATTttgatattcatatatttaacgatttttcaaatatatccATCGGAAATGTAAATGGATTTCTATcaaaatatgattatatatatagcaaATCAGTGCAAGAAATATCAGatgatttaattaaaatacatttaaaaaaaaatatttcattagAAAAAGTattcaatattattaatgttgCTAAATTgtataatcaaaataaaaataattctatTAATATTGAAGGTACACAAAATAATAgccatattaaaaatattcaagCTATTAaagttttaataaataaatcaaatacatataataccCATGAAGAAGATATACAAGAAAATAACATACCATCTGAACCAATAAAGAATGATAAAAACTACTATGACTCTTTAGATAATTTTGATGgatattcttataaaaaaatttttaaatgtgATTATTGTGATCATATTTTTGATGACATAAAAGAAGCCAGTATACATGAAAATTCCCATTTCTCTTCAGATGATGAACTTTTATATAACCGTACAAAAATAGATGATTCGGATAAACAAAAGGTTTATGAGGTAACAAAGGACCAAGCCAGGAAGTTGAAGAATGTAGAATA tTTTTTAGTGCCAATCATAAAGGAAAAAACAATAAGGTCCGTTCATTATGaagacaaaaaaatatacctaGATATAAGTACCATTTTTTTGATCGACGATAATAAATGA